From Daucus carota subsp. sativus chromosome 6, DH1 v3.0, whole genome shotgun sequence, the proteins below share one genomic window:
- the LOC108227453 gene encoding protein SEMI-ROLLED LEAF 2 — MGVMSRRVVPVCSNVCFFCPSLRARSRQPVKRYKKLLADIFPRSQDAEPNDRKIGKLCEYALKNPLRTPKITEYLEQRFYKDLRNEHFGSVKVVLHIYRKLLSTCKEQMPLFASSSLGTVRTLLEHTGEDEMQILGCNIIVEFVNNQVDSTYMFNLEGLIPKLCQLAQEVGDDERTLQLRSAGLQALAFMVKFMGNHSHISMDFDKIISVTLENYMDLSMNPETTKQDGHSTQSQEQWVQEVLKVDNNGSSFPNIGMKISSTDNLINTKRGVADMMDTHGTPSYWSRICLHNIAQLAKEATTVRRVLEPLFNSFDNEDLWSSDKGIACSMLTYLQTQLEESGGNSHLFLSLLVKHLEHKNVGKQYSMQIDIVNVATQIAENVKPQSSVAIIGALADLMKHLRKCIQNAIESPNPEDGSYKCNLDLQIALENCISKLSHKVGDVGPILDMMAVVLENIPVTGVLARTAVYVVYRTAQIISSLPNVLYYKKAFPDALFHHLLLAMAHPDHETRIGAHHVFSTVLLPSLTTPWSVHGGYPSQDLLGPLLVGSIERHSFQNASKTNSGRMIAPMEASGVVGMHLDKPKEKPSFGQTYSFKHSSTDISNESTSLRLSSHQVSLLLSSIWVQATTFDNTPTNFEAMAHTYHLVLLFTLSKHSSHKALARCFQLAFSLRSVSLDHEGGMQPSRRRSLFNLALYMLIVTARAGKFSKLISPVKSSLTSETADPFLELVEDNKLKVARSQLGDARNSYGSPEDEIAALKSLSAVKSGDEVLKEMVVEHFISCKELSEEELSSIKKQLLEGFSPDDAYPLGGPLFMETPHPCSPLARMEFQAFDEAMPSALMDEEAFPDLYGSSSGRKTALPVKSIDILSVNQLLESVLETARHVASFPISSMPIPYDQVKNQCEALVTGKQQKMSALQSFKSQHEAKVVLSLNDSEKETPLANGVLKVPELDVTVATLEQPSQLVVFPHEHVQQQSFRLPPSSPYDKFLKAAGC, encoded by the exons ATGGGGGTTATGTCGAGGCGGGTTGTCCCCGTCTGTAGCAACGTGTGTTTTTTCTGCCCTTCGCTTCGGGCGAGGTCGAGACAGCCTGTAAAACGCTACAAAAAGCTTTTGGCGGACATCTTTCCCCGCTCTCAG GATGCTGAACCAAATGATCGAAAGATTGGGAAGCTTTGTGAATATGCTTTAAAGAACCCATTACGTACACCTAAG attaCTGAATATTTAGAGCAAAGATTTTACAAGGATTTGCGGAATGAACACTTTGGATCTGTAAAAGTTGTGTTGCACATTTACAGGAAGTTGCTCTCTACATGTAAGGAACAGAT GCCACTTTTTGCTAGTAGTTCGTTGGGAACTGTTCGAACTTTATTAGAACACACAGGGGAAGATGAGATGCAAATTTTAGGTTGCAATATTATTGTTGAGTTCGTGAACAATCAG GTGGATAGCACATATATGTTCAACTTAGAAGGACTTATCCCAAAACTTTGTCAGTTGGCCCAAGAAGTTGGTGATGATGAAAGAACATTACAATTACGGTCAGCAGGACTTCAGGCTTTAGCTTTCATG GTTAAATTTATGGGGAATCATTCTCATATATCAATGGACTTTGACAAA ATTATATCAGTGACTTTGGAGAATTACATGGATCTCTCCATGAACCCAGAAACTACCAAACAAGATGGGCATAGTACTCAATCGCAGGAACAGTGGGTCCAAGAGGTGCTCAAAGTGGACAATAATGGTTCATCATTCCCGAATATTGGCATGAAGATCTCATCTACAGATAACCTCATTAATACTAAACGAGGCGTAGCTGACATGAT GGATACACATGGAACTCCGTCTTACTGGTCTAGAATCTGCTTGCATAATATAGCTCAATTGGCGAAGGAAGCAACAACAGTGCGTCGTGTACTTGAACCTCTATTCAACAGTTTTGACAATGAGGATCTTTGGTCCTCAGATAAAGGAATTGCTTGTTCTATGTTGACATATTTGCAAACACAGCTGGAGGAATCAG GAGGAAATTCTCATTTGTTTTTGTCACTCTTGGTCAAGCACCTAGAGCATAAAAATGTTGGAAAACAGTACAGTATGCAGATAGATATTGTCAACGTTGCCACACAGATCGCGGAGAATGTGAAGCCACAGTCCTCAGTTGCAATTATTGGTGCACTAGCTGATCTAATGAAGCATTTACGCAAATGCATTCAGAATGCAATCGAATCACCAAACCCTGAAGATGGCTCATATAAATGTAATTTGGATCTACAGATTGCATTGGAAAATTGCATCTCCAAGCTTTCGCATAAG GTTGGGGATGTGGGACCGATTCTTGATATGATGGCTGTGGTACTAGAGAACATTCCAGTGACTGGAGTATTAGCTAGGACAGCAGTTTATGTTGTTTATCGGACTGCACAGATTATATCTTCTCTTCCTAAtgtattatattacaaaaag GCCTTTCCCGATGCCCTCTTTCACCATTTGCTCTTGGCGATGGCTCATCCTGATCATGAAACACGCATAGGGGCACACCATGTTTTCTCCACCGTCCTATTACCATCCCTTACTACTCCTTGGTCAGTTCATGGTGGATACCCTTCACAAGACCTACTTGGCCCTCTATTAGTGGGTAGCATTGAAAGGCACTCTTTTCAGAATGCGAGCAAAACAAACTCTGGACGTATGATAGCACCAATGGAAGCTAGTGGAGTTGTCGGTATGCATCTAGATAAGCCGAAGGAAAAGCCATCGTTCGGCCAGACATATAGCTTTAAGCATTCTTCTACTGACATTAGCAAT GAATCGACATCCCTTCGTTTAAGTAGTCATCAAGTGAGTCTTCTACTCTCCTCGATCTGGGTTCAGGCAACAACTTTCGATAACACCCCCACAAATTTTGAGGCAATGGCACATACATATCATCTCGTGTTGTTATTTACTCTGTCAAAG CACTCCAGTCATAAGGCTCTTGCACGGTGTTTTCAGTTGGCATTTTCCCTTAGGAGCGTTTCTCTGGATCATGAAG GAGGTATGCAGCCGTCACGAAGAAGGTCTCTCTTTAATTTGGCATTGTACATGCTTATAGTCACAGCTCGAGCgggaaaattttcaaaactaatttccCCTGTGAAATCTTCTTTGACTAGTGAAACA GCTGATCCTTTTCTTGAGTTGGTTGAAGATAATAAACTTAAAGTTGCACGTTCACAACTGGGTGATGCAAGGAATAGTTATGGTTCACCAGAAGATGAAATTGCTGCTTTGAAGTCCCTTTCTGCTGTGAAATCAGGAGATGAGGTGTTGAAAGAAATGGTAGTTGAACACTTTATTTCCTGTAAAGAGTTGTCTGAG GAAGAGTTATCAAGCATAAAGAAGCAACTCCTAGAAGGATTTTCTCCAGATGATGCGTATCCATTGGGCGGTCCCTTGTTTATGGAGACTCCACATCCATGTTCTCCACTTGCCCGAATGGAGTTTCAGGCATTTGATGAG GCAATGCCCTCTGCATTAATGGATGAAGAAGCATTTCCTGATCTTTATGGTAGTTCATCGGGACGGAAAACAGCTCTCCCTGTCAAGTCAATTGATATTTTGAGTGTGAACCAGCTCTTAGAATCA GTTCTGGAAACAGCTCGTCATGTCGCGAGCTTTCCTATCTCCTCAATGCCCATTCCATATGATCAAGTGAAGAATCAGTGTGAGGCCCTAGTAACAGGTAAACAGCAGAAGATGTCAGCACTTCAAAGTTTCAAATCGCAGCATGAAGCCAAGGTGGTACTCTCTCTCAATGATTCTGAAAAGGAGACTCCTTTGGCAAATGGG GTCCTGAAGGTTCCCGAGTTGGATGTTACAGTGGCAACCTTGGAGCAGCCGAGTCAGCTTGTTGTCTTTCCACATGAACATGTGCAGCAACAATCTTTCAGGTTACCGCCTTCAAGCCCCTATGACAAGTTCTTGAAAGCAGCTGGATGCTAA